A window of Oryza glaberrima chromosome 2, OglaRS2, whole genome shotgun sequence genomic DNA:
AGGGTGTGGAAAATGAGCTTAGAGTCAAACATTTGCTATTTCTACAAAGATCATTGAGCAATGTGAGTCATACACGTTTTGGCTAGGGCAGTACAAATTGTTTGTGCCACCATATGAGCTTATGGTCCATTATACCCTTGTTATGAACTCAGCATGTAACCAACCCTATTTCATGGTATGGACATCCATAAACCGCAACAgtttattgagaaaaaaaaaaggagaaaagaagagTATACCCGTGGGGTTCCTTCTGACTGGTTCCACTTCTCCACAAGGCTAATTATCCTGTGATTAATTCAGACAGCAATGTCAAAGCTGATGTGTCATTAGCAACAGAAGCCCAAAACAGAGCACTGATAAATAAAAGATCACCTGTGTGATGTATCGTTCATATAGAAGATGGGAGGGCTCGTGTCCAAACATACAGCATGAAATTGGTTGCTATCTGCACAAGTTAACCTGGCAAAGGACTCAAAATTACGAGACTTGATAGCCTCTTCCATTTTCAACACCCGTTCTGGAACTACAGTCTGCAATACAAGAACAAGCAATTCAAAGGACataagaaaaaagaagtaaCAGCTAAATTGACAGAAAAGCTCAATTAATATTTTACTGCAGTATAAAACTGCCCAACTCTACTTCCTCTATGAATCATGAGAAATTTAAACGGTCAAAACAGTCACCTGGGCCCTATATTGCAAAAGGGGACTTGTTTCAACACTGTCTCGCATCCCACTAGTGCTACTTGTTTCCTTCTGCTTTGAACTGACCTATTTTACACAGGGAAGATTCAATTATTTTGAAGGTGTCAGACATGACATAATTAGTAAATGTTGTTAAAAAGCATGATAAAATACTAGAGTTAccatccgattcaaatttactGGTTGTGAAGCCACAACACCAGGAGACAGGAGTAGTAATGCTACAACAGATTATACGCAGTAAGAGGTATGTTAAATGCACATCACATACCACCGCTATGATAATAACAAGATCATTCCAGTGTGCCTCATCAGCAAGTTGTACAGCTATGCTGTCGCTTCCATCATTATTCTGTAAGTGTAGTATAAAACTTATCATTACTCGCTAGAAAGGATATGCAGTAAATTTCACCAAGGCTGTTCCTCTTTCATAGCATCAGATAACTCACTTTTCCCATACACCATTTCACGAATCCCCCATATATACTGCGGCATGCACTTCCAGACCCTTGCCTGCATTTGAATTTGTCAGTTATACCAGAAGGAGAAAAGGAGCAGTTCCATAGCATATTGATCAGTACAGATGAGTACAAGCAACAAAATACCTTGCTATGGAAGAAAGTTCACCATGATCTTCTTTCACATTCATTAGCTTTCCAAGGGTGAAAACTACAAAAAGCAATCAGGTGATAAATATGTGCTTCCATTCACcctatttagatttttttaaaaataaaaaaatcaccaaTAAGATGATTGAACCATTGTCTGATTTTGGGTGGCAttatcaaatttgaaaatatttgagACAAAATAAGTAGGGAAATATCATTGATATCAGAAGTAAGAGACTTTACCAAAACAAGCCAAGCCAGCAGCCGAAGAGGCCAAACCAGCAGCAGTGGGGAAGTTGTTGTACGATGCTATGTGTACATGTAGCTTCCCCCAGTCCTCTTTCTTGATCCTGATCCCCTTCTTCTCATCCTCGACATCTTGAGCACGCTTCCGGATCTCCCTCAGGCAGCTCTGAAACCTCCCTCCTGACAAGGAGATCTCCTGCACAGTTCAAAACGAAAAGCCAGCTTAAGACATAGTAtaccattaaaaaaagtaaaggaTCATCCCTTAAGGTCTAGCGTGGTGATAGATCACAGACTTTTAAGTTTCACACAGTGTAAATCTAGGATTTGACAGTTTGTATTTAGATAGGATCAGTGACTGTAACAGAAACAAAGCTAGAAACACATACTAGATGCTAGTGCATATGAAATCAGGAAtgtgattcttttttaaaataataaaagaatgGAAATTAGAGCTCCACTGCCTGTAGAATTTGTAGATGGGAAGAACACTGAAACAGATTGCCATTATTCAGATCTAAGCAGCAGTTGTCATCAGTTTGATGAACAGAGTCCCATTATTCAGAGGGGACAACAAAGCATAAGCATCAATGCGaagcaacaacaaaaaaaaaagtaggaagCAGCAGAGCAGAGAGATGGAAGagtagagaggaggaggacctTGCCGTTGAGCCACATCCGGTCGGAGGGGAAGGAAGggctgacggcgacggtggtggtggcggagaggTGGTCGGGGTCGAGGGTGACGCTGATGCTGTCGTTGACGGGGAGGATGAGCGCCTCGTCCCTCTTTCCCCAGTACTTGATGACGGCGATGTTGGTGGGAGATCGGCCGGTGGCCATGAGCACCCACtgcccctcctccgccgccgccatggaagGAGACCGATCTGCTGCCGCCCAGAAGAGCGAGCAACGCGCGTCAGGGATTCGGACTAGCAACCTCAACTAGATACAGTCCCAGGCAGCTTACCGGAACGGAAGCAACGACGGGAAGCGGGAgcagtcgccggcggcggcggaggcgggagggCGGGAGATCGGAGACGGCGGGGCGGAGACACCGAGGAAGACGAGAGTGAGACCGAATCTTGATGCTAAATCCAACGGCTGCGATTTATCTATCCCCTCCTTAGTATATGTTTTTTCACAAAAACCCCTCACTCGGGTCGCTATCGCAGCCAgcatcttttgtttttctttcctttttgcaCAAAGACCCCTctgaataataataaataataatatgaCGGCTCGGTTACTTCCTCCTCCAAGTTCAAGTCCAAGCTAGCGATCGCCGGCGATCAAGCCGGCGACCATGCTTccccggccaccgcgccgcgccgccacccccgtCTATCATGATCATCTCTTCTGTGAATGGCTTTTCATAAGCTGTTGATCCTTCCTGCAGCATCTACCAAGTGAAATCTGCATACACAATTTGAGATCAACATCGataagatgagatgagatgagatgcaCAAGTGAAATCTGAATGCACAAGTTGAGATCAACATCGATAAGATGAGATGAGATACACAAGTGAGATCTGCATGCACAAGTTGAGATGCAGGATTCCTATTGGATTTTGAAGAGAGACAGATAATTTACAGGGGGTGGATTGACTGATTCTCCTCATACTTCCTGGCTTGAAAACGGGAAAGCTTGGAGCTTTCGGCTCTGATTTGATCCGGTCAGTTCTACTGCTTGACAAACTGTGGAGAATCTATTCCTTCCAGCCATATACATCCAATTTCTTGACAATCTGGACCGGACGATCCATCAGAAAAAATTAATTCAGAATGCAATTTGGAGTGCAGCAGCTTTTTTGGCTGGCACATCGGTGTAGTGCATCTATATGTGACCTTGCAACTGTGCAAGGGTTAAACAGCACGGCCACAAGTACTTTTGTTGATGAATGAGTTATTACCACATGACTTCGTCAATGCTAGCCCAGCAAGTGATGGAAGGAAAGATGGATGAATGATAAGGCTCCAGGGCTCATAAATACCTGAGACTGAACATTGCTCATTACAGTCTTCAGATGTAAAGCagtgttgttcttcttctctattctgCTCAAGGCAGCTGCATCCAGATCACTCTACTGATGAGGACCACGAGGATCATCTGCtggaagaaaacaaagattTGCACATTGACTATGCACTGCTGTAATTGTATCAATATCGAATTCTAAATGCTGAATGAACAGTTGCTGATATGATCCTGTCAGGAAGCAAAAACAAGATACTAATTGCCCTCAGAGACATATATAGTGGACGTGCACTAGTGTTTTCATACCACAAATCCTTTGGCCACTGGAGTCAACTTTTGATCATCTGGATAACATAAGTAAAGAAGATTCTATTTCCtacaagagcagcagcagctaagcACACACatccttttttcctttccagAAAGGATATAATGATGGATTAGAATATTCACAGACAGTAGTACAGCTTCAGGATTGCTGCAAGATTAGTCATAaaataatactagtagtagtatcatCTTACTACCATCCATGGGGTTCAGGACAAATTAGTTGAACTAGGAGTACATACAGCTGATACAGTTGTGCAGTGAAGCGGTGACAATTGTCAATTGACAAAGTGCGAAGGTCTCACAGCTAATCCCCAGCTCAGCTGCCTGCTGCCCCCTTGATGGCCTGCACATCTCTGCCCATTGAAATCTTTGGTCAGCACCATCCTCTGGCTGTCAAGAGTTAGGTGCAGCCCGATTTGAGTCAACCCTTTGATTGCATCAAGCAAAGGTATACTAGTATCAATGCCCCTTTATCCAATTCTGCAAAGTTTCTTCCCCAACTTGCTGTGTCCTGAACGACTGGATTTCATTCGGTCATCAGCTTACACGGTTGGTTGAATGGTTGGTCAATTGCAAGCTGTTCATCTGAGAGACTGAAACAAAACCATTTGGATTTGCGGTTGCAGTCTTGCAGAGATCACAGAATGTTGATCTTTCAGGATTAGAAACAAAATGCAGCACAAATATGATATGAGTATATATTCTGATGACTAGAATCAGCACACACGGTTGGTTGAATGATTGGTCAATTGCAAGCTGATCATCTGGGAGACTGAAACAAACTGTTTAGATTGCAGTTGCAGTCCTGCAGAAATCAAAGCAAGTGCAGCACAGTATCAGGCTTCATATGACATGAATATATGATGACGATCAGAGATTCAGAATCGAAATCCTCGTCTGAAATTTACAATTTCTGCATTCCTTCACTAGtttcaacaacatttttttttgcttgctctTCAGCACAAAGATTGAACAGCAATACACACTAACCCAACAAAAAGTTAGTTTTTACAAGCAAATGTACACTTCACAGGATCAcaaaggcagcagcagcagcacataAAAATCAAAGAATGGTAGAGTacagaaaggggaaaaagagagatttttttttatcatcctCCTAATTAAATCAAATCAACAGCCAACTACCATCGTGGGTTTCCCTCCACGGAAGGAAACCTCAGAAGGAATGGTGGTGAGGCGGCGCGCCGgagcc
This region includes:
- the LOC127762202 gene encoding diphosphomevalonate decarboxylase 2-like; its protein translation is MAAAEEGQWVLMATGRSPTNIAVIKYWGKRDEALILPVNDSISVTLDPDHLSATTTVAVSPSFPSDRMWLNGKEISLSGGRFQSCLREIRKRAQDVEDEKKGIRIKKEDWGKLHVHIASYNNFPTAAGLASSAAGLACFVFTLGKLMNVKEDHGELSSIARQGSGSACRSIYGGFVKWCMGKNNDGSDSIAVQLADEAHWNDLVIIIAVVSSKQKETSSTSGMRDSVETSPLLQYRAQTVVPERVLKMEEAIKSRNFESFARLTCADSNQFHAVCLDTSPPIFYMNDTSHRIISLVEKWNQSEGTPRVAYTFDAGPNAVLIAPNRKNATILLQKLLYYFPPQDNDLSSYMVGDKSILSDAGLKSIEDVEALPAPAETKMPSQKFKGDVSYFICSRLGAGPKVVTDESLALIDSVTGLPKGV